The Populus trichocarpa isolate Nisqually-1 chromosome 11, P.trichocarpa_v4.1, whole genome shotgun sequence genome has a segment encoding these proteins:
- the LOC7454392 gene encoding indole-3-acetic acid-amido synthetase GH3.6 yields the protein MPEAPKNTLKPSDYNLAEKNKKSLQFIEDVTSNADEAQKKVLEEILSRNAHVEYLQRHGLNGQTNRETFKKVMPVINYEDIQPDINRIANGDASPILCSKPISEFLTSSGTSGGERKLMPTIVEELGRRSLLYSLLMPVMSQFVPDLEKGKGMYFLFIKSEAKTPGGLVARPVLTSYYKSTHFKDRPYDPYTNYTSPNETILCPDSYQSMYSQMLCGLCQHKEVLRVGAVFASGFIRAIRFLEKYWKFLANDIRTGIIDPQITDPSIREAVMKILKPDAKLADFIEAECSKESWQGIITRLWPNTKYVDVIVTGTMSQYIPTLDYYSNGLPLVCTMYASSECYFGVNLNPICKPSEVSYTLIPTMAYFEFLPVNRNNGGINSVSRPKSLKEKEQQELVDLVDVKLDQEYELVVTTYAGLYRYRVGDVLRVVGFKNKAPQFSFICRKNVVLSIDSDKTDEVELQSAVKNAVNHLIPFDATLAEYTSYADTTTIPGHYVLFWELSLSGSTPIPPSVFEDCCLTIEESLNSVYRQGRVSDKSIGPLEIKIVEPGTFDKLMDYAISLGASINQYKTPRCVKFAPIVELLNSRAVSRYFSPKCPKWVPGHKQWNKN from the exons ATGCCTGAGGCaccaaaaaacactttgaaaccCTCTGATTACAACCTTGCtgagaagaacaagaaatccCTTCAGTTCATTGAAGATGTGACCTCAAACGCTGATGAGGCCCAGAAGAAGGTTCTTGAAGAAATTCTTTCTCGCAATGCTCATGTTGAGTATTTGCAAAGGCATGGTCTTAATGGCCAGACTAACCGTGAGACTTTCAAGAAAGTCATGCCCGTGATTAATTATGAGGATATCCAGCCTGATATCAACCGTATTGCCAACGGTGATGCCTCACCAATTCTCTGCTCAAAGCCCATTTCAGAGTTTTTGACAAG CTCTGGGACCTCAGGAGGGGAGAGAAAGTTGATGCCAACAATTGTAGAGGAGCTGGGGAGGAGATCACTGTTATATAGCCTGTTGATGCCTGTTATGAGTCAGTTTGTTCCTGACCTAGAAAAAGGCAAAGGAATGTACTTTTTGTTCATAAAATCTGAGGCTAAGACACCTGGTGGACTTGTGGCTAGGCCAGTTCTCACTAGTTACTACAAAAGCACCCATTTCAAGGACAGGCCTTATGACCCTTACACTAATTACACAAGCCCAAATGAAACCATTCTTTGCCCTGACTCTTACCAATCCATGTATTCCCAAATGCTTTGTGGTCTTTGCCAGCACAAAGAAGTCCTCCGTGTTGGGGCTGTTTTCGCCTCTGGTTTTATTCGAGCAATCCGTTTCTtggaaaaatattggaagtttctTGCGAATGATATTAGAACTGGCATAATTGACCCCCAAATCACGGATCCTTCGATACGTGAAGCAGTCATGAAAATACTTAAACCTGATGCAAAACTTGCCGATTTTATTGAGGCTGAATGCAGCAAAGAATCCTGGCAAGGAATCATAACAAGGTTGTGGCCAAACACTAAGTATGTAGATGTTATTGTGACAGGCACCATGTCACAATATATTCCAACTCTTGATTACTACAGCAATGGGCTGCCTTTAGTCTGCACCATGTATGCGTCCTCTGAGTGCTACTTTGGTGTCAATCTTAATCCTATTTGCAAGCCAAGTGAAGTGTCTTACACCCTCATTCCCACCATGGCCTACTTTGAGTTCTTACCTGTTAATAGAAATAATGGGGGCATTAACTCAGTTTCCAGGCCTAAATCACTTAAGGAGAAGGAGCAACAAGAACTGGTTGATCTTGTGGATGTCAAGCTTGACCAAGAATATGAGCTTGTGGTCACAACCTATGCAG GTCTTTATCGCTATAGGGTTGGTGATGTGCTACGAGTGGTGGGGTTCAAGAACAAGGCACCCCAGTTCAGCTTCATATGCCGGAAAAATGTAGTCTTGAGCATTGATTCAGACAAGACCGATGAGGTTGAACTACAAAGTGCAGTTAAGAATGCTGTGAACCATTTGATCCCATTTGATGCAACACTAGCTGAGTACACTAGCTACGCAGATACCACTACCATTCCAGGCCACTATGTGTTATTTTGGGAGCTTAGCCTCAGTGGGTCAACCCCTATTCCTCCCTCGGTCTTCGAGGATTGTTGCTTGACCATTGAAGAGTCACTCAATAGTGTATATCGCCAAGGACGTGTGTCTGATAAGTCAATTGGGCCACTTGAGATCAAGATTGTTGAGCCAGGGACTTTTGATAAGCTTATGGACTATGCCATTAGCTTGGGGGCATCAATCAACCAATACAAGACCCCTAGGTGTGTGAAATTTGCACCAATTGTTGAGCTCTTGAACTCGAGGGCTGTGTCTCGTTACTTCAGTCCAAAGTGTCCCAAATGGGTCCCTGGTCACAAGCAATGGAACAAGAATTGA